Proteins from a genomic interval of Alosa alosa isolate M-15738 ecotype Scorff River chromosome 8, AALO_Geno_1.1, whole genome shotgun sequence:
- the htr3a gene encoding 5-hydroxytryptamine receptor 3A, which produces MVDVDTSDGAAVKRIGNNPGRFANATLVRLSEFLSTGYKKGVRPVRDWRQSTMVAIDLMVYSILNVDEKNQVLTTYVWYRQQWIDEFLVWSPEDFDEVKKVSIPTANVWVPDIVINEFVDVGKSPDIPYVYVSHDGLVRNYKPIQVVTACTLNIYNFPFDVQNCSLTFQSWLHTINDINITLMRTPEDVKEDKSVFMNQGEWELLHVLSKYNSFSLDNDDYYAEMKFHVVIRRRPLFYTVNLLLPSIFLMVMDIVGFFLPPDSGERVSFKITLLLGYSVFLIIVSDTLPATAIGTPLIGVYFVVCMALLVISLTETVLIVRLVHQQDLQPRVPSWLRYLVLERAATLLCVRDKHRICSSLLSSSPLPHFTENNIHTGSRCAHHHTCDVSREHGVRGMGLPVHDPTPPVMDNILQEVSCIRQYLERRDESRDVAKEWLQVGYVLDVLLFRVYLVAMLTYSITLGTLWSVWQYA; this is translated from the exons ATGGTTGACGTTGACACATCAGATGGTGCTG CTGTGAAAAGAATAGGTAACAATCCAGGTCGCTTTGCCAATGCTACCCTGGTCCGACTCTCCGAGTTTTTAAGCACGGGGTACAAGAAAGGCGTCCGTCCCGTTAGGGACTGGAGACAATCTACGATGGTGGCCATTGACCTGATGGTGTACTCCATTCTCAATGTG GATGAGAAAAATCAAGTTCTCACAACGTATGTGTGGTACAGGCAG CAATGGATCGATGAATTTCTTGTGTGGAGCCCTGAGGATTTCGATGAAGTGAAAAAGGTGTCAATCCCCACTGCCAATGTGTGGGTGCCTGACATTGTCATCAACGAATT TGTTGATGTTGGAAAGTCCCCTGATATCCCATACGTGTATGTGAGCCATGACGGACTAGTGCGCAACTACAAGCCCATTCAGGTGGTGACCGCCTGCACGTTAAACATCTATAACTTCCCCTTCGACGTCCAGAACTGCAGCCTCACCTTCCAGAGTTGGCTGCACACCA TaaacgacatcaacatcacCCTGATGAGAACCCCTGAGGATGTGAAGGAAGATAAGAGCGTATTTATGAACCAGGGCGAGTGGGAGCTGCTACACGTCCTCTCAAAGTACAACTCTTTCAGCCTGGACAACGACGACTACTATGCTGAGATGAAGTTCCAT gtggtgaTCCGACGGCGGCCGCTGTTCTACACGGTCAACCTGCTGCTGCCCAGTATCTTCCTGATGGTGATGGACATCGTGGGCTTCTTTCTGCCGCCTGACAGCGGTGAGCGAGTCTCCTTCAAGATCACACTGCTGCTGGGGTACTCCGTCTTCCTCATCATCGTCTCCGACACTCTCCCCGCCACCGCCATCGGCACACCCCTCATAG GTGTGTACTTTGTGGTGTGCATGGCGCTGCTGGTCATCAGCCTGACGGAGACGGTGCTGATCGTGCGGCTGGTCCACCAGCAGGACCTGCAGCCGCGCGTGCCCTCCTGGCTCAGGTACCTGGTTCTGGAGCGGGCCGCCACGCTGCTCTGCGTCCGGGACAAACACCGGATCTGCTCCagcctgctctcctcctcccctctgccTCACTTCACCGAGaacaacatacacacag GCTCCCGCTGTGCCCACCACCACACCTGCGACGTGTCCAGAGAGCACGGTGTCCGAGGGATGGGCCTGCCGGTGCACGACCCCACGCCGCCCGTCATGGACAACATCCTGCAGGAGGTGTCGTGCATCCGGCAGTACCTGGAGCGGCGGGACGAGAGCCGCGACGTGGCCAAGGAGTGGCTGCAGGTGGGCTACGTGCTGGACGTGCTGCTGTTCCGCGTCTACCTGGTGGCCATGCTCACCTACAGCATCACGCTGGGCACGCTCTGGTCCGTCTGGCAGTACGCCTGA
- the ripply2 gene encoding protein ripply2 → MDHFTATSILSGYSEVRVPSAAQAPSLWRPWINERRRQPLDSEKPYVRPTAASPSGKLDKRLAHPVKLFWPRSRCFDYLYQDAEALLRNYPVQATICLYADSSSDEEDSDVEDEKA, encoded by the exons ATGGATCATTTTACTGCTACGTCAATTCTGTCTGGATATTCCGAGGTTCGAGTTCCAAGTGCTGCTCAAGCACCCTCTCTATGGAGACCGTGGATTAACGAACGGCGCAGGCAGCCACTGGATTCAGAGAAG CCCTACGTGAGGCCGACGGCAGCATCTCCCAGTGGCAAATTGGACAAACGGCTCGCACACCCTGTGAA ATTATTCTGGCCTCGGTCCCGTTGCTTTGACTACCTGTATCAGGACGCCGAAGCTCTGCTCCGAAACTACCCTGTTCAGGCGACCATCTGCCTTTACGCAGACTCCAGCAGTGACGAAGAGGACAGTGATGTGGAAGACGAGAAAGCATAA
- the LOC125299903 gene encoding protein ripply2-like — translation MEITMNSRLGHNGYNNESTTHESTHERALFWRPWTRGQLEQRPDSHGFHGKSLVELSDAKKANSFVHPVKLFWPRSRCFDYLYQDAEALLRNYPVQATVCLYADSSDEEDSGEEDEKEMN, via the exons ATGGAGATCACCATGAATTCTCGCCTTGGACATAACGGATATAACAATGAAAGCACAACTCACGAGTCAACACACGAGCGTGCTCTGTTTTGGAGACCGTGGACACGAGGACAGTTGGAACAAAGGCCGGACTCTCATGGG TTTCACGGCAAATCCCTGGTTGAATTATCAGATGCAAAGAAAGCCAACAGCTTTGTACATCCTGTAAA GTTATTCTGGCCTCGATCGCGCTGCTTTGATTATCTGTATCAGGACGCCGAAGCGCTGCTCCGGAACTATCCCGTCCAGGCGACCGTCTGTCTTTACGCAGACTCCAGCGACGAGGAGGACAGTGGCGAGGAAGACGAGAAAGAAATGAACTAG